TGTGCGCGTACTGCGGAGTGGGCTGCAACCTCACTCTGCACGTGCAGGACAATGAGATCGTGAAGGTCACCTCGCCGCACGACAACCCGGTGACCCACGGCAACCTCTGCATCAAGGGCCGTTTCGGCTACCAGCACGTACAGAACCGGGGCTGATCAGGACATGGGACGAGTCACGGAACGACGCAAGGTGATCCGTATCCGGGACGGGGCGGTCTCCACCCGCCCGGACACGCTCGTCGCCGAGGAACCTCTGGAGATCCGGCTCAACGGCAACGCGCTCGCGATCACCATGCGCACGCCGGGCGACGACTTCCCGCTCGCCGCGGGCTTCCTGGTCAGCGAGGGCGTGCTGGGCGCGGCGGACGAGCTGCAGAGCATCGTGTACTGCGCGGGCGCCACCGTGGACGGTTCGAACACGTACAACGTGGTGGACGTGCGGACGGCGCCGGGCGTCGTCATACCGGACATCACGCTGGAGCGGAACGTGTACACCACGTCGTCCTGCGGGCTGTGCGGCAAGGCGAGCCTGGACGCGGTCCGTACGACGGCCCGCTGGGCGATCGACGACACGCACGGCGGCACCACTCCCCCGGTGCGGCTCGAACCCGAACTGCTCGCGAGCCTCCCCGACCGGCTGCGGGCGGCCCAGCGGGTCTTCGACCGGACCGGGGGCCTGCACGCGGCGGCTCTGTTCACGGAGGACGGCGAGCTCCTCGACATCCGGGAGGACGTGGGCCGGCACAACGCGGTCGACAAGCTCGTCGGCCGGGCCCTGCAGAACGGGCAGCTGCCGCTCTCCCGCACCGTCCTGCTGGTCTCGGGCCGCGCCTCCTTCGAGCTGGCGCAGAAGGCGGTCATGGCGGGCATCCCGGTCCTGGCGGCGGTCTCGGCGCCGTCGTCCCTGGCGGTCGACCTGGCCGCGGAGACGGGCCTGACGCTGGTCGGCTTCCTGCGTGGAGCCTCCATGAACGTGTACGCGGGCGAGCACCGTATCGCTCTGCGGGCCGCGGCCGCCCAGGGCTGACCGGCTCCCCGCGACACGACGGCGGGGCCCCGAACGGCGGGGAGCGCCCCCTGCGCCGGAGGGGCCCCGCTGTTTGCTCTTTCGCCTACGGGGCGCCTCAAGCCGGTGTCGAGAGGCCGCCCGTGCTCAACCCTTCGGGCCTCCGCGCGCGCGGCCTCTCGACACCGGCGCGCCCCTTCGGCTCTTTCGCGGCCGACGCGTTGGGGAATGCGCCCTTGCACGGCCCTTGCCGTTTGCCCGTGTGCGCCCCGCACTCAGCCCTTCGCGAATCTCACGTCCTGTGCGCGCCCCACCGTCCCCAGCCTCGGGAAGTCCAGCCGCACCGACGCCTCGTGTTCGGCGGCAGTGAAGGCGGCCATCGCGTCCTCGACGAAGACCAGGTCGTAGCCGAGGTCCCCGCCGGCGCGGGCGGTGGACTCGACGCCGAGATTGGTGGCGATCCCGCCGAACACGAGGGTGGTGACGCCGCGTTCGCGCAGCCGCTCGTGCAGGCCGGTGTCCTGGAACCCGCCGATGGTCCGTTTCACGATCTCGATGTCGCCCTCGGCCGCGAGTCCGGCGGCGAGCGAGCTGCCGGGCGGCTGCTCGGCGATCCCGGGGCGCTCGACGCGGATGAGCACGACGGGTGCTCCCGCGGAGCGGAACGATGTCGCCAACTCCTCGGCCCTGGTGAGGACTTCAGTGCCCTTGTGGGGTTCCAGGGGCAGCGCGACGATGCGGTCCATCAGGTCGACGAGGACAAGGGCCGTACGGGCCGGGTCGAGGGCGAGTCTGGGTTCGGTTCCGGGTGCGGTCATGACGGAACGTTAGCCCGCGTCAGCCGTCCGTACCGGAAATCCGGATCAACAGGTCCATGAACTGCTCCCGTTCGGCGGTGGAGAGGGAGGACAGAAGCGCCTCGTTCGCCGCGCGCGCCGCCTTCTCGCAGCGCTTCAGCAGCCGCCCGCCCTCCTCTGTGAGTGACACCGCGTTCTTCCGGCGGTCCTTCGGATCCGGTTCGCGGACGACGAGGCCCGCGGTCTGGAGGTCGTTGAGGACACCGACCAGGTCCTTGGGGTCGAGCTGGATGCTGCGGCCGAGTGCGGCCTGGGCGACGGGTCCGAGGTCGCAGACGGCACTGAGCACCACGTGATGCCACATCTTGATGCCCTCGGCGGCCAGCGCCTCTGCGACCAGACCTCGGCCGCGGGCGGCGGCCCGGCCGAGGAGCCAGCTCGGGAGCGTACGGATCGCGCGGGGCGCGGAGAGAGAAGCCTGCGCGGAAGGAGAGGCGGGTTCGGGACGCGGAGCGGGTGCGGCGGGCATGCGGCCAGCTTAACGAAGAAACCGTTGGACTTCCCAACGAATCTTCCGTTACCGTTGGGACTCCCAACGATTCTTGGAGGTGCGATGCGTCGCGTCCGGTACGAGCACACGGGTGGCCCGCTGTTCATGGAGGAGGTGCCCGTCCCCGCCGCAGGACCCGGAGAGCTGCTCGTGCGCACCGAGGCGATCGGTGTGACCCTGCCCGTCGTGCGCAAGGTGACCGAGGCGGCCGAGCCGATCGCGCTCGGGGGCGAGATAGCCGGGGAGGTCGTCGCCGTGGGCGAGGGCGTCACCCGCTGCAGGGTGGGCGATCGCGTCACCGGCCTCTGCTTCGGGCACGGGTACGCCGACTTCGCGCTGCTCAACGAGGTCATGGCTTCACCCGTTCCCTCGGGTGCAAGCGCGGTCGACGCCGTCGCCCTCGTCCGCAGCGGCCTGGTCGCGTTCGGCGCACTGGAGGCCGCGCGCCCCGCGCCCGGCGAGGCGGCGCTGGTGACCGGGGCGGCGAGCGGCGTCGGACAGCTGGCCGTCCAGCTCGCCCGGCTGCGCGGGGCGTCACGCGTCGTCGGCGCCGTGTCCGCGCCCGGCAAGGCCGGCTTCGTGCGCGGACTCGGAGCCGACGAGGTGGTCCTGTACGACGCCACGGGCTGGGGCGAGCCCGTCGACTACGTGCTCGACGCGGTCGGCGGCGACCTGCTCACCCCGGCCGTCGCCGCCCTCGCGCCGGGCGGACGGCTCGTCGCGTACAGCTCGGGCGGCGGGACGATCCAGGCGTACGACCTGCTGGTGGGCGCCAAGTCGGTGATCGGCTTCCAGATGGCGCTGATCGCCCGCGGCCGGCCGGAGTTGTACGAGCGGTGGCGCCAGGAACTGTGGCGGCTGTTCGCGGACGGCGCCCTGCGCCCTGCCGTGCACGGGCAGTTCACACTGGAGGATGCCGCGAAGGCCCACGCGGTGATCGAGTCGCGGGGCAACCTCGGCAAGGTGGTTCTGGTCCCCTGACGTCCGGCCACCGCCCGCCCGTGGAGCCGTCGCCCGTCCGCAGCGGCGCCCGCACGTGGCCGGTGCACGCTTCTTGTGGGGTGCCTGAGCGCCCAAGTAGCGTCTGTGGCACACACGTTGGACGTCGGACGTGGGATGTCCGGATGTCTCCATCGCCCCCACACACGGACAAGGTGTCCCCACGTACGCAGACGTATGAAGGGCAGGCCTCACCATGCCGTCAAGCCTCCGCGCACGTCTCAGATCCACGCTCGTAGCAGCCCTGACCGCCGGGCTCACCACCGCTGCGCTGCTCGCCTCACCGAGCCCGGCGGGCGCCCAACCGGCAGGCGCCACCGGAGAGTTCGAACAGCAGGTGCTCTTCAAGGCCTCGCAGGATCCCGGCTACGCCTGCTTCCGCATTCCCGCCGTCGTGAAGACCACCGACGGCACCCTGCTCGCCTTCTCCGAAGGCCGGGTCGACAACTGCGGGGACGCGGGCGACATCGACATCGTCCTCAAGCGGTCGGACGACGGCGGGCGCACCTGGGGCCCGCTCCAGGTCGTCAACGAGGGCGCGGGTGACACGCACGGCAACCCCGCCCCCATGGTGGACCGCGAGACCGGCCGGATCGTGCTGGCGGAGACCTACAACACGGGCCGTACGGACAGCGCCAGTTGCTCGACCCCCTGCGACCGCACCCCGCATCTCCAGTACAGCGACGACGACGGGCTGACCTGGTCGCAGCCGCGCGACCTGAGTGACGAGATCCTCCCGGCGAACTGGAACTCCTGGTACGCCACCGGACCCGTGCACGGCATCCAGCTCACCCGCGGCCGGCATGCGGGCCGGCTCGTCTTCGGGGTCAACACCGAGACGTGGAACGGCAGTCGGGTCACCGCCAACAACGCGGCGCTCATCACCAGCGACGACGGCGGCGACCACTGGGAGGTCGGCGCGACGGACTCGTGGCCGATCGCCGACGACGGCACCTTCCGCCAGAAGCCGTCCGAGGTGACGATCACCGAGCGCGTCGACGGTTCCGTTCTCATCAGCGGGCGCGAGCAGGACGGCACCGACCTCGGCCACCGCACCCAGACGGTGAGCCGCGACGGCGGCGACAGTTTCGTCGCGCCCTTCCGCGACATCCCCGACCTCTACGCGCCCCAGGTCCAGGGCTCCACCCTGCGGCTGGGCGACCGCATCCTGCTGTCCTGCCCCGGCGACCCGGACCGCCGCCGCACGATGATGATCCGCTCCTCCTACGACGGCGGCCGCACCTGGGACAGCGTGGACCGCGGCACGGTCGTGACCACGGACTGGTCCGGCTACTCGGACATGGTGCGGGTCGACGGCAGCACCGTGGGGCTGATGTACGAGGGCGGCGCCGTCGACGCCCGCGACGAGATCCGCTTCGCGCGGTTCACCGAGGACTGGCTGAAGCCGCGCCGCGGCCCGGACCCGACGACCGCGGACCTCGCGCCGGGCGCCCGGCGTGCGGCGGTCCTCGGCGGCGCCACCGAGACGGACGGCGTGTTCGGCGGCGCCCTGTCCTTCGACGGCGCCGACGACGCCGTACGACTGCCGTATCGCGACCAACTCCCTCTCGGAGCGAAGGACTTCACGGCATCGCTGTGGTTCCGCTACACCGCCACGACCGGTGAGCAGCCGCTGCTGTGGATGGGCGGGATCGGCACCTCGCAGCCGCAGGTGTGGCTGCGAGGTGAGCCCGCGTCGAACCGGATCACCGGGCTGATCACGACCAGGAACGGCGCGGCGGCTCCGGCCTCGGCCTTCGTGCGCACCGCCGGCGCGTACAACGACGGCCAGTGGCACCAGTTGGTGCTGCGCCGCGGCGGCGGCCTGCTCACGCTGTTCGTGGACGGCACGGCGATCAGCACGGCGGACGTGCCCGGCTCGGTCAGCCGCAACTCGCCGTTCGGGGTGCACATCGGCCAGCGGATGGACAGCCGGGCGTACTTCACCGGCGCCATCGACGAAGTACGGGTCTGGGACCGGGCGTTGAGCGACGAGGAGCTGACGGGCGTGCGCACCGGAAAGGTGCCGGCGACGCGGGACACCGTTCTGTGGCTGCCCATGGACCATGTGAGCGGCAGCCACTAACGTCCCGTCCGTGCCCGACGACGCACGAGCACGACGGCAGGCCGGGACCGGGCTGGGGATCATCCTGGCCCTGGTCTGCGCGGCCGTGCTGCTCACCGCCCTCCCGGACGACCGGGAGGGCGGCGGCACATGCGCCGCGCGTACGGTGCGGTCCTGGTCCGCGGACACGAGGCTGACGGGCGAGTTCGCCCGGTACGGGGACGACGCCACGCGCATGGACGACTGGACCGGCGGCGACGGCACCCACTCGGTGCGGCTGCCGGACGGGCGGATGCTGTGGCTGTTCTCCGACACCTATCTCGGCCCGGTGCACGCGCCGCCGAACCCGGTCGGCGAGTCGTTCGCCTGGCGCGACACCTCGGCACCGCTGGTGCGCAACTCGGCGGTGGTGATGTCCGCGTCGGGCCGCCTGGAGAGCACGCTCCCCACGCCCGTGTTCCCCGACCCGGGGCCGCAGCAGTGGCGCTGGCCGGTGGCCGCGCGGGTCGAACCGCGCTCCCCCGGCTCCTCGGACCAGGTCGTCCGCGTCCTGCTGTGGACCCGTACGACGGGCCAGGCACCGTGGATCTACGGCGTGCCCACGGCGACCGAGGTCGCCACGCTCTCACTGCCCGATCTCCGGCTCGAAGGCATCCGGACGATCCTCGACCAGCGCTCCGTCGCGGACGCCTCGCAGCGCGTGCTGTACGGCACCTCGGCGGTCGACGCGGGCGAGTGGACGTACGTCTTCGGCGGCGACGATCTCCAGGCGGCCTCCCGTCCGGCTTCGCAGGCGTACGTGGCCCGCGTGCCGCGCGGCAGGCTCGGCGAGCCGGGCGCCTGGGAGTACTGGGACGGCAAGCAGTGGGCGGTCCGGGCGCGGGCGAAGCCGGTACTCGGGGACGGGCAGCGCAGGGGCGTGGGCAGCGCCTTCACGGTGGTGCGCGACGGCGGCACGTACGTGCTGTTCACGATGGCCGCCGGCACCGAGGGGCTGACGACGATCACCTCGTACTGGGCGTGCTCGCCGACGGGCCCCTGGCAGGGGCCCACCCGCAGCTTCAGCCCGTCGCTGCCCGAGGGCGAGGTGGCGGCGTACAACCCGCAGGCGCATCCGGCACTGAGCGGCGACGGACGGCTGGTGCTGAGCTACGACGTCAACTGGCTGGACGCGACGGGCGCTTCGGCGCAGGCCAACCTCAGTCGGAACGTGTCCCTGTACCGACCGCGATTCGTGACGCTGCGGCTGGGGTCGGGTTCGTAGCCGCCTCCGGGTCGCGGGCCCGGCGCTTGGCGATGACCGCGCACACCATCAACTGCATCTGGTGGAAGAGCATCAGCGGCAGCACGGCGAGCGAGGCGTGCGCGCCGAACAGGACGCTCGCCATAGGGAGTCCGGAGGCGAGGGACTTCTTCGACCCGGCGAACTGGATGGCGATCCGGTCCTCCCGGTTGAAGCGCAGCGCCTTCCCGCCGTACCAGGTGAGGGCCAGCATCACGGCGAGGATCACCGCCTCGACGACGAGCAGCCCGGCGAGGCGGACGGCGCTGACCTGGTGCCAGATGCCCTGCACCATGCCCTCGCTGAACGCGGTGTAGACGACGAGCAGGATCGATCCGCGGTCGACGAGTCCGAGGATCTTCTTGTGCCGGGTGATGAACCCGCCGATCCAACGCCTCAGCAACTGCCCGGCCAGGAACGGCACGAGGAGTTGCAGCACGATCTTGACGAGGGAGTCCGCGGAGAAGCCGCCGCCGCTGTTGCCGAGCAGCGCCGCCGCCAGCAGCGGGGTGATGACGATGCCGGCGAGCGAGGAGAAGGAGCCCGCGCAGATCGCGGCCGGCACGTTGCCGCGCGCGATGGAGGTGAAGGCGATCGACGACTGGATGGTCGACGGCACGAGGGTGAGGAACAGCAGGCCCTGGTAGAGGGGGTGCGTGAGGAGCACCGGCACCAGGCCGCGGGCGGCGAGGCCGAGCAGCGGGAAGACGACGAAGGTGCAGGCGAGGACCGTGCCGTGCAGTCGCCAGTGGCGCAGGCCGTCGAGCGCCTCACGGGTCGACAGGCGCGCCCCGTAGAGGAAGAAGAGGAAGGCGATCGCGGCCGTGGACGCGCCCGAGGCGATGTCGGCACCCGTGCCCCGCGCCGGGAAGAGGGCCGCGAGGCCCACTGTCCCGAGCAACAGCAGTATGTACGGGTCGATCGGCATCCAACTCGGCCACTGCAGGCGTTTCACGGTGCTCCACTGCTCGGTTCGCTATGTGCTCACGGTCATCCCTGGTACGTCGTCGTCCAGAGGCGGGTCGTGCCCTCTCCATCGTCCTCCTCCACCGCGCGATCGGGAATCCGTCATACCGCTCTGACTGTCATCACGGTTCGCGATAACGTGGGGGTATGTACGACCCTTCCCAGTTGCGTACGTTTCTGGCGGTGGCCCAGACCCTGAGCTTCACCCGGGCCGCCCGCCGGCTCGGGCTGCGTCAGTCCACGGTGAGCCAGCATGTGCGCCGCCTGGAGGACGCCACCGGGCGCCAGCTCTTCTCCCGCGACACCCACTCCGTGGAGCTGACGGAGGACGGCGAGGCGATGCTCGGCTTCGCCCGGCGGATCCTGGAGGTGCAGGAGCAGGCGGCGGCGTTCTTCACGGGCACCAGGCTGCGCGGGCGGCTGCGCTTCGGCGCCTCCGAGGACTTCGTGCTGACCCGGCTCCCGGAGATCCTGGAGGGCTTCCGCTCCGACCACCCCGAAGTGGATCTGGAGCTGACGGTCGAGCTCTCCGGCACCCTGCACGAACAACTGGCCGCCGGGAAGCTGGACCTGGTGCTCGCGAAGCGGCGGCCGCAGGACCCACAGGGCGAACTCGTCTGGCACGACCGGCTGGTGTGGATCGGCGCGGAGCGGCTCCGCCTCGACCCCGACCGCCCCGTCCCGCTGATCGTCTACCCGCCGCCGGGCATCACCCGCGCGCTGGCCCTGGAAGCCCTGGAACGCCAGGGCCGGCCGTGGCGCATCGCCTGCACCAGCGGCAGCCTCAACGGCCTGATCGCGGCGGCCCGAGCGGGCCTCGGTGTGATGGCGCACTCACGCGGACTCGTCCCGCCGGGGCTGGTCCGCGTCCCCGACCGCGCGGGGCTGCCGGAGCTGGGCGCGGTCGACTTCGTCCTGGTGCACGGCCGGCGCCGCGCCTCCGCCCAGGACGCCGCGGACGCGCTGGCGACGGCGATCCTGGCGGGCGGGGACCGGTTGCATCGCGGGTGACCGCCAGAGGGCGTGCATGCCGTCGCGGGGCAGACGGGAATTGTCAGACAGGCCTTAGCGGGACGGCAGCGGGTACGTCAGCTGCTTGACCCTGCGCAGGAACGGTGTCGTCTCCACGTGCTGAACGCCCTCCAGCCGGCCGAGCGGGCCGCTGAGGTAGGCGTACAGGTCCGCCGTGCTTCGCGCCAGCGCGGTCGCCACGATGTTCGAGGGGCCCGCGGTGGCGGAGGCGTGCGCGATCTCGTCGTGCGCGGCCAGCGCCTCGCCGACGGAGTGCAGGGCGGCCGGGGCGGCGGTGATCCACAGCACCGCGGCGACACGGCGGTCGAAGATCGCCGGGTTGTACTCCACATCGATGTAGACGACGCCGGAGGCGAGCAACGCCGCCAGGCGGCGCTTGACCGCGGACTCGGAACGGCCGGTGGCGCGCTGCAGTTCGGGGTAGGTGGCACGCCCGTCCCGTTCCAGGACGGCGAGCAGGGGTTCGTCCTCCGGGTCGATGGTCACCACGCCGGACTCCGGGCCGCACT
Above is a genomic segment from Streptomyces sp. R21 containing:
- the fdhD gene encoding formate dehydrogenase accessory sulfurtransferase FdhD — protein: MGRVTERRKVIRIRDGAVSTRPDTLVAEEPLEIRLNGNALAITMRTPGDDFPLAAGFLVSEGVLGAADELQSIVYCAGATVDGSNTYNVVDVRTAPGVVIPDITLERNVYTTSSCGLCGKASLDAVRTTARWAIDDTHGGTTPPVRLEPELLASLPDRLRAAQRVFDRTGGLHAAALFTEDGELLDIREDVGRHNAVDKLVGRALQNGQLPLSRTVLLVSGRASFELAQKAVMAGIPVLAAVSAPSSLAVDLAAETGLTLVGFLRGASMNVYAGEHRIALRAAAAQG
- a CDS encoding isochorismatase family protein produces the protein MTAPGTEPRLALDPARTALVLVDLMDRIVALPLEPHKGTEVLTRAEELATSFRSAGAPVVLIRVERPGIAEQPPGSSLAAGLAAEGDIEIVKRTIGGFQDTGLHERLRERGVTTLVFGGIATNLGVESTARAGGDLGYDLVFVEDAMAAFTAAEHEASVRLDFPRLGTVGRAQDVRFAKG
- a CDS encoding MarR family winged helix-turn-helix transcriptional regulator translates to MPAAPAPRPEPASPSAQASLSAPRAIRTLPSWLLGRAAARGRGLVAEALAAEGIKMWHHVVLSAVCDLGPVAQAALGRSIQLDPKDLVGVLNDLQTAGLVVREPDPKDRRKNAVSLTEEGGRLLKRCEKAARAANEALLSSLSTAEREQFMDLLIRISGTDG
- a CDS encoding zinc-binding alcohol dehydrogenase family protein produces the protein MRRVRYEHTGGPLFMEEVPVPAAGPGELLVRTEAIGVTLPVVRKVTEAAEPIALGGEIAGEVVAVGEGVTRCRVGDRVTGLCFGHGYADFALLNEVMASPVPSGASAVDAVALVRSGLVAFGALEAARPAPGEAALVTGAASGVGQLAVQLARLRGASRVVGAVSAPGKAGFVRGLGADEVVLYDATGWGEPVDYVLDAVGGDLLTPAVAALAPGGRLVAYSSGGGTIQAYDLLVGAKSVIGFQMALIARGRPELYERWRQELWRLFADGALRPAVHGQFTLEDAAKAHAVIESRGNLGKVVLVP
- a CDS encoding exo-alpha-sialidase, which produces MPSSLRARLRSTLVAALTAGLTTAALLASPSPAGAQPAGATGEFEQQVLFKASQDPGYACFRIPAVVKTTDGTLLAFSEGRVDNCGDAGDIDIVLKRSDDGGRTWGPLQVVNEGAGDTHGNPAPMVDRETGRIVLAETYNTGRTDSASCSTPCDRTPHLQYSDDDGLTWSQPRDLSDEILPANWNSWYATGPVHGIQLTRGRHAGRLVFGVNTETWNGSRVTANNAALITSDDGGDHWEVGATDSWPIADDGTFRQKPSEVTITERVDGSVLISGREQDGTDLGHRTQTVSRDGGDSFVAPFRDIPDLYAPQVQGSTLRLGDRILLSCPGDPDRRRTMMIRSSYDGGRTWDSVDRGTVVTTDWSGYSDMVRVDGSTVGLMYEGGAVDARDEIRFARFTEDWLKPRRGPDPTTADLAPGARRAAVLGGATETDGVFGGALSFDGADDAVRLPYRDQLPLGAKDFTASLWFRYTATTGEQPLLWMGGIGTSQPQVWLRGEPASNRITGLITTRNGAAAPASAFVRTAGAYNDGQWHQLVLRRGGGLLTLFVDGTAISTADVPGSVSRNSPFGVHIGQRMDSRAYFTGAIDEVRVWDRALSDEELTGVRTGKVPATRDTVLWLPMDHVSGSH
- a CDS encoding DUF4185 domain-containing protein, producing the protein MPDDARARRQAGTGLGIILALVCAAVLLTALPDDREGGGTCAARTVRSWSADTRLTGEFARYGDDATRMDDWTGGDGTHSVRLPDGRMLWLFSDTYLGPVHAPPNPVGESFAWRDTSAPLVRNSAVVMSASGRLESTLPTPVFPDPGPQQWRWPVAARVEPRSPGSSDQVVRVLLWTRTTGQAPWIYGVPTATEVATLSLPDLRLEGIRTILDQRSVADASQRVLYGTSAVDAGEWTYVFGGDDLQAASRPASQAYVARVPRGRLGEPGAWEYWDGKQWAVRARAKPVLGDGQRRGVGSAFTVVRDGGTYVLFTMAAGTEGLTTITSYWACSPTGPWQGPTRSFSPSLPEGEVAAYNPQAHPALSGDGRLVLSYDVNWLDATGASAQANLSRNVSLYRPRFVTLRLGSGS
- a CDS encoding bile acid:sodium symporter family protein, which produces MPIDPYILLLLGTVGLAALFPARGTGADIASGASTAAIAFLFFLYGARLSTREALDGLRHWRLHGTVLACTFVVFPLLGLAARGLVPVLLTHPLYQGLLFLTLVPSTIQSSIAFTSIARGNVPAAICAGSFSSLAGIVITPLLAAALLGNSGGGFSADSLVKIVLQLLVPFLAGQLLRRWIGGFITRHKKILGLVDRGSILLVVYTAFSEGMVQGIWHQVSAVRLAGLLVVEAVILAVMLALTWYGGKALRFNREDRIAIQFAGSKKSLASGLPMASVLFGAHASLAVLPLMLFHQMQLMVCAVIAKRRARDPEAATNPTPAAASRIAVGTGTRSD
- a CDS encoding LysR substrate-binding domain-containing protein, which gives rise to MYDPSQLRTFLAVAQTLSFTRAARRLGLRQSTVSQHVRRLEDATGRQLFSRDTHSVELTEDGEAMLGFARRILEVQEQAAAFFTGTRLRGRLRFGASEDFVLTRLPEILEGFRSDHPEVDLELTVELSGTLHEQLAAGKLDLVLAKRRPQDPQGELVWHDRLVWIGAERLRLDPDRPVPLIVYPPPGITRALALEALERQGRPWRIACTSGSLNGLIAAARAGLGVMAHSRGLVPPGLVRVPDRAGLPELGAVDFVLVHGRRRASAQDAADALATAILAGGDRLHRG